CCAGCGAGTGGCTGCATTTGTGGCACACTGGTGCGTTTTTCGGACAGTGAACCACGCGAACTGCGAGTGAACGGTGGTTCTGAGGATGCTTCCAGTGCAAAAAATCATCGAACAAATCGCCAGTGAAATCAAGGTGCTGCCACGTCAAGTTCAGACTGCAGTTGAACTTCTGGACGGCGGCGCAACCGTGCCCTTCATCGCCCGCTACCGCAAGGAAGCCACCGGCGGCCTGGACGATGCGCAACTGCGCGAACTGGAAACCCGCCTGTCCTACCTGCGCGAACTGGCCGACCGCCGCGCGGCCGTGCTCAAGAGCATCGACGAGCAGGGCAAGCTGACGCCCGAACTGCGTGCGGCCATCGAGATGGCCCCCACCAAGCAGGAGCTGGAAGACCTGTACCTGCCTTACAAGCCCAAGCGCCGCACCAAGGGCCAGATCGCGCGTGAATTCGGTATCGAACCACTGGCCGACAAGCTGTTTGCCGACCCATCGCTCGACCCGCAAGTCGAGGCGCAGGCCTTCGTTCAGGCCGAAAAAGGTGAGGGCGGTGAAGACTTCACCACCGTGCCGGCTGTGCTCGACGGTGTGCGCGACATCCTGAGCGAGCGCTGGGCCGAAGACGCTGCGCTGGTGCAGAACCTGCGCGAATGGATGTGGCACGAGGGCCTGTTCCAGAGCAAGTTGATGGCCGGCAAGAACGAGAATGACGCCGAAGTGGCCAAGTTCCGCGATTACTTCGACTACGACGAGCCGATCGGCCGCGTGCCGTCGCACCGTGCCCTGGCGGTTTTCCGCGGCCGCGCACAGGACATCCTCGACGCCAAGCTGGTCCTGCCCGACAGCATCCTGCCCGAAGGCGAAAAGCCCAAATTGGGCCAGCCCAGCCTCGCCGAGGGCAAGATCGCCCTGCATCTGGGCTGGAGCCACCAGAACCGCCCGTCCGACGACCTGCTGCGCAAGTGCGTCGCATGGACCTGGCGCGTCAAGCTGGCCCTGTCCATCGAGCGCGACCTGTTCGCCCGTCTGCGGGAAGAGGCCGAAAAGGTCGCCATCAAGGTGTTTGGCGACAACCTGCGCGATCTGCTGCTGGCTGCACCGGCCGGACAGAAGTCCGTCATGGGCCTCGACCCGGGCATCCGCACTGGTGTGAAGGTGGCCGTGGTCGATGCCACCGGCAAGCTGGTCGATACCGCCACGGTGTTCCCGCACGAGCCGCGCAAGGACTGGGAAGGGAGCCTGCATACGCTGGCGCGCCTGTGCGCCAAGCATAGCGTCAACCTGATCGCCATCGGCAATGGCACCGCCAGCCGCGAAACCGACAAGCTGGCGGGTGACCTGATCAAGCTGCTGGACAAGATGGCGGCCTCCAACAACGTCGAGAAGCTGGCCATTCAGAAGGTGGTGGTGAGCGAAGCGGGGGCTTCCGTCTACAGCGCCAGCGAATACGCCAGCCAGGAAATGCCCGATGTGGACGTCAGCCTGCGCGGCGCCGCCAGCATTGCACGCCGCCTGCAGGATCCGCTGGCCGAGCTGGTCAAGATCGATCCCAAGAGCATCGGCGTGGGCCAGTACCAGCACGATGTGAACCAGAGCGAACTGGCACGCACGCTGGACGCCGTGGTGGAAGACTGCGTGAACGCGGTTGGCGTGGATCTGAACACCGCCAGCGTTCCGCTGCTGAGCCGCGTCTCCGGCCTGTCCGCCACCGTGGCCAAGTCCGTAGTGCGCTGGCGCGAAGCCAACGGTGCCTTTGCCAACCGCCAGCAGCTGCTCAAGGTGACCGGCCTCGGCCCCAAGACCTTCGAACAGAGCGCCGGCTTTCTGCGCATCCGGGGCGGCGACAACCCGCTGGACCTGACCGGCGTGCACCCGGAAACCTATCCGGTGGTCCAGCAGATCATCGCCAAGGCGGGCAAGCCGGTGCAGGAGGTGATGGGCCGTGCCGAACTGCTCAAGACACTGCGCCCCGAGCTGTTCGCCAATGAACAGTTCGGTGTCATCACCGTCAAGGACATCCTGCAGGAACTGGAAAAGCCCGGCCGCGACCCCCGCCCGGACTTCGCCGTGGCCCGCTTCAATGACGGCGTGGAAGACATCGCCGACCTGAAGGAAGGCATGGTGCTGGAAGGCACGGTCAGCAACGTGGCCGCCTTCGGCGCATTCGTCGATCTGGGTGTGCACCAGGATGGTCTGGTCCACGTCAGCCAGCTGGCCAACAAGTTCGTCGAGGATGCGCGCGAGATCGTCAAGACCGGCCAGATCGTCAAGGTCAAGGTGCTGGAAGTGGACGTGCCGCGCAAGCGCATCAGCCTGACCATGAAGCTGGATGCCCCCACCGGCAAGCGCGAGCCGCGCGAGAACCGCTACGAGGGCGCGGGTCGCGGCCAGCAGCAACGCCATGGCGGCTATGGGCGCGGCCAGTCGTCACAGCCGCAGGCCACGGCGATGGCCTCAGCCTTCGAAAAGCTCAAGGGGTTGCAGAAGCGGTGATTCATCCTCGCTTGCTATAGTTGGTTCTTTCATTACCAATCAGGAAAACCCATGCAGAACATCCTCTTCATCGTCAACGCCCCGCCGTACGGCAGCGAACTGAGCCTTTCCGCCATGCGCCTGGCCCTGGCTCTGGCCGGCAAGGAGGAGAACAAGCCGCAGATCACGGTGTTCCTGATGTCCGACGCCACCGTCATGGCGCTGCCCAACCAGCAGCATGCCAGCGGCAACACCATGCAGGAAATGATTGAAACCCTGGTGGAGCTGGGCGGTGTGGTCAAGCTGTGCCGTACCTGCGTGCAGAGCCGCGGCCTTCTGGATCTCCCGCTGATCGAGGGTTGCAGCGTCGGCAACCTGGGCGAACTGGCCGACTACACGCTGGCGGCCGACAAGGTCCTGACCTTCTGATGGCACGGCGGGCCCGTGGAGGCCCGCATCTACGGCGCCGGCAGTCGGTCCGGCTAGCGCCAGGGCAGGGCGTATGCCCGGCTTGGCTCCGTGCCGTCATTTCAGCACGAGGCTGCTGACGGGAACATCGCCTTGGGCATCGCCTTCCCTGCGCACGCATGCACACCACCGCTTGTCATTCACCTAACGAATTTGTAAAATAATGTGCATGAAAACCCCGAGCGGGAAATAGATATGCAAAAAGTCGCCTTGCAACCCATAGATTGTCCCCAAGATTTGGGGTTGGCGTTGTACCGGGCACGCAAGGCCTTGGGTCTGACCCAGGCCGACGTGGCGCTCGCCGCGGGTGTCGGACTGCGCTTTGTGGTCGAACTCGAAGCCGGCAAGACCACCGTGCGCCTGAACAAGGTGCTCCAGGTCATCCAGGCTTTGGGCGCGCGCCTGCAGATGCAGGGCGTCCCGCTGGCCGATGACGTTGCCGATACCGACGACGCCTGAACAGACAAGGAGAAGGGATGACCAGCCAAGCGCGTTCCACCATCAGCCTGCAGGTTCTGCTGCACGACGAGCCCGTAGGCCTGCTCACCAATCGTGGAACGCCGGCCAGATCATCCGGCAAGGGCAGTCCGCTGGCCGCGCCCAGCCAGGGCTGGCTGCAGTTCTCCTATGCGCCCGAATGGCTGGAGCGGACGGACGCAGTCCCGCTGTCGCTGCATCTCCCGCTGCAGGACAAGCCTTTCGATCACTGGGCCAGCCACGCGTTTTTCGCGGGCCTGCTGCCTACCGGGGCCTTGCGTCAG
The DNA window shown above is from Brachymonas denitrificans and carries:
- a CDS encoding DsrE/DsrF/TusD sulfur relay family protein, with amino-acid sequence MQNILFIVNAPPYGSELSLSAMRLALALAGKEENKPQITVFLMSDATVMALPNQQHASGNTMQEMIETLVELGGVVKLCRTCVQSRGLLDLPLIEGCSVGNLGELADYTLAADKVLTF
- a CDS encoding helix-turn-helix transcriptional regulator codes for the protein MQKVALQPIDCPQDLGLALYRARKALGLTQADVALAAGVGLRFVVELEAGKTTVRLNKVLQVIQALGARLQMQGVPLADDVADTDDA
- a CDS encoding Tex family protein, whose translation is MQKIIEQIASEIKVLPRQVQTAVELLDGGATVPFIARYRKEATGGLDDAQLRELETRLSYLRELADRRAAVLKSIDEQGKLTPELRAAIEMAPTKQELEDLYLPYKPKRRTKGQIAREFGIEPLADKLFADPSLDPQVEAQAFVQAEKGEGGEDFTTVPAVLDGVRDILSERWAEDAALVQNLREWMWHEGLFQSKLMAGKNENDAEVAKFRDYFDYDEPIGRVPSHRALAVFRGRAQDILDAKLVLPDSILPEGEKPKLGQPSLAEGKIALHLGWSHQNRPSDDLLRKCVAWTWRVKLALSIERDLFARLREEAEKVAIKVFGDNLRDLLLAAPAGQKSVMGLDPGIRTGVKVAVVDATGKLVDTATVFPHEPRKDWEGSLHTLARLCAKHSVNLIAIGNGTASRETDKLAGDLIKLLDKMAASNNVEKLAIQKVVVSEAGASVYSASEYASQEMPDVDVSLRGAASIARRLQDPLAELVKIDPKSIGVGQYQHDVNQSELARTLDAVVEDCVNAVGVDLNTASVPLLSRVSGLSATVAKSVVRWREANGAFANRQQLLKVTGLGPKTFEQSAGFLRIRGGDNPLDLTGVHPETYPVVQQIIAKAGKPVQEVMGRAELLKTLRPELFANEQFGVITVKDILQELEKPGRDPRPDFAVARFNDGVEDIADLKEGMVLEGTVSNVAAFGAFVDLGVHQDGLVHVSQLANKFVEDAREIVKTGQIVKVKVLEVDVPRKRISLTMKLDAPTGKREPRENRYEGAGRGQQQRHGGYGRGQSSQPQATAMASAFEKLKGLQKR